The following proteins are encoded in a genomic region of Portunus trituberculatus isolate SZX2019 chromosome 13, ASM1759143v1, whole genome shotgun sequence:
- the LOC123502987 gene encoding cytosolic Fe-S cluster assembly factor nubp1-like: MTSVPQNAPEHCPGTNSQDAGKADACAGCPNQQVCASGDAAAPDPDLAVVRERLASVKNKVLVLSGKGGVGKSTVSAMLGRALALDDSKEVGILDIDICGPSQPRVLGAAEEKVHSSGAGWSPVYVSDNLAVMSIGFLLNSADDAVIWRGPKKNGMIKQFLRDVDWGALDYLVVDTPPGTSDEHLSIVQYLSAAPPVAAVVVTTPQEVALLDVRKEITFCRKVNIPIIGVVENMTSFVCPKCKTETAIFPATTGGGPQLAKDTGVPLLGRLPLDPRVAQACDEGTNILTQEPDSAVTQVYKDIANKIKEYYEAQSQEAT; this comes from the exons ATGACCTCCGTGCCCCAGAATGCCCCGGAGC ACTGCCCCGGCACCAACAGCCAGGATGCGGGGAAGGCAGATGCCTGTGCCGGCTGTCCCAACCAGCAGGTGTGTGCCTCAGGAGACGCTGCTGCTCCAGATCCAG ACCTAGCGGTGGTGAGGGAGCGCCTGGCGTCCGTCAAGAACAAGGTGCTGGTGCTGTCCGGCAAGGGAGGTGTGGGCAAGTCCACTGTGAGTGCCATGCTGGGCCGTGCCTTAGCCCTCGACGACTCCAAGGAG GTGGGAATCCTTGACATTGACATCTGTGGGCCGTCTCAGCCACGGGTGTTAGGGGCGGCGGAGGAGAAGGTCCACTCTTCAGGTGCTGGCTGGTCCCCTGTG TATGTGTCTGACAACCTGGCTGTCATGTCCATTGGGTTCCTGCTCAACAGTGCAGACGATGCTGTCATCTGGAGGGGACCCAAGAAGAATG GCATGATCAAACAGTTCCTGCGTGATGTTGACTGGGGCGCCCTGGACTACCTGGTGGTGGACACTCCCCCGGGCACCAGTGACGAGCATCTCAGCATTGTGCAATATCTCTCGGCTGCACCACCTGTcgctgctgtggtggtgacaacTCCTCAG GAAGTGGCTCTGCTGGATGTGAGGAAGGAAATCACATTCTGCAGGAAGGTGAACATTCCCATCATTGGTGTGGTGGAGAACATGACCTCCTTTGTGTGCCCCAAATGTAAG ACTGAGACGGCCATCTTTCCTGCCACTACAGGGGGTGGCCCCCAGCTGGCAAAGGATACTGGGGTGCCACTGCTTGGCAGGTTGCCACTAGATCCCCGAGTGGCCCAGGCATGTGACGAAGGCACTAACATCCTGACACAAGAGCCAGATTCTGCTGTCACTCAGGTGTACAAAGACATTGCAAACA AAATCAAGGAGTATTATGAAGCACAGTCCCAAGAAGCTACTTga
- the LOC123502988 gene encoding stress-induced protein 1-like: MVSFRMVGRAVPRVRAAVSQPSSRRALVLPLVHPSQMRLIHRGPFWREPFSQMEDFMKDMERKFKRDIEDTLGTFAKSFPGSQLPMSSVMARAVQPTFGQMENVSTPEKYKLNFYFMSAKPEDIKVTLKERSLKISGEAVVETETSKSSQQMSVELLLPEDVEAEGLESSLSQEGVLVVEAPRNPAASPEAPKAIPIERE, from the exons ATGGTGTCTTTCCGTATGGTGGGACGAGCGGTTCCACGAGTGAGGGCGGCAGTGAGCCAGCCCAGCAGCAGGAGGGCCTTGGTGCTTCCCCTGGTTCACCCAAGCCAGATGAGGCTGATCCACCGTGGCCCCTTTTGGCGAGAGCCATTCTCCCAGATGGAGGACTTTATGAAGGACATGGAGAGGAAGTTCAAGAGAGACATTGAGGATACCCTAGGAACCTTTGCCAAGAGT TTTCCAGGAAGTCAGCTGCCCATGTCAAGTGTCATGGCCAGAGCAGTGCAACCGACCTTTGGACAGATGGAAAATGTATCAACCCCTGAGAAATACAAGCTGAATTTCTACTTCATGAGTGCCAAACCCGAAGACATCAAGGTCACTCTTAAAG AACGCAGCTTGAAGATCTCTGGTGAGGCTGTGGTGGAGACGGAGACCTCCAAGTCATCCCAGCAGATGAGCGTGGAGCTGCTGCTGCCAGAGGATGTAGAGGCTGAGGGTCTGGAGTCCAGCCTTTCCCAGGagggtgtgctggtggtggaggctcCCAGGAACCCTGCAGCCAGTCCTGAGGCTCCCAAGGCAATACCCATTGAGAGGGAGTGA